A stretch of the Paucidesulfovibrio longus DSM 6739 genome encodes the following:
- a CDS encoding integrase core domain-containing protein, whose protein sequence is MKYEDVYPKAYSDGIELYHGLTRYFHYYNEERRHSSLDKRTPADVYRGSFNVH, encoded by the coding sequence GTGAAATACGAAGATGTTTACCCCAAGGCGTATTCCGATGGGATCGAGCTATATCATGGCCTGACACGGTATTTTCACTACTACAATGAGGAACGCAGACATTCGTCGTTGGACAAGAGGACTCCAGCGGATGTATACAGGGGCAGTTTCAATGTTCATTGA